Proteins found in one Pectobacterium atrosepticum genomic segment:
- the mutH gene encoding DNA mismatch repair endonuclease MutH: MNSPSIHTIAPQNEQALLQRAQSLAGYNLAELADIALLPLPANLKRDKGWIGILLERFLGASAGSKPEQDFPEIGVELKTIPIDEQGKPLETTFVCVAPLTGNSGVTWESSHVRHKLARVLWIPVEGSRHIPLGERRIGTPLIWSPNDEEEEQLRCDWEELMDLIVLGRVESITARHGEVLQLRPKAANSRALTEAIGEFGQPILTLPRGFYLKKTFTAPLLARHFMQLSN, from the coding sequence ATGAATTCACCCTCGATCCACACGATCGCACCGCAAAATGAACAAGCCTTGCTGCAACGAGCACAGTCCCTCGCAGGCTATAATCTTGCGGAATTAGCGGACATCGCTCTCCTGCCTCTTCCCGCTAACCTGAAACGCGATAAAGGCTGGATTGGCATCTTGCTGGAACGTTTTCTAGGTGCGAGCGCAGGCAGCAAACCCGAGCAGGATTTCCCTGAAATTGGTGTCGAGCTAAAAACCATCCCTATTGATGAACAGGGTAAACCGCTTGAAACCACCTTCGTCTGCGTCGCACCGTTAACAGGCAACAGTGGTGTAACGTGGGAAAGCAGCCACGTACGGCACAAGCTCGCACGGGTACTGTGGATTCCGGTGGAAGGTTCGCGTCACATTCCGCTGGGAGAACGCCGTATTGGCACGCCGCTGATCTGGAGCCCCAATGACGAAGAAGAGGAACAGCTACGCTGTGACTGGGAAGAGTTGATGGACCTGATTGTGCTTGGCCGAGTAGAAAGCATCACCGCCCGTCATGGCGAAGTACTGCAATTACGCCCCAAAGCGGCAAACAGTCGAGCATTAACAGAGGCCATTGGCGAGTTTGGTCAACCTATTTTGACCTTACCACGAGGGTTCTACCTGAAAAAAACCTTTACCGCTCCGCTACTGGCCCGCCACTTTATGCAGCTCAGCAACTGA
- a CDS encoding RNA pyrophosphohydrolase, whose translation MIDDDGYRPNVGIVICNRQGQVMWARRYGQHSWQFPQGGINPGESPEQAMYRELFEEVGLRKKDVRVLASTRNWLRYKLPKRLVRWDTKPVCIGQKQKWFLLQLMCNESDINMQSSGTPEFDGWRWVSYWYPVRQVVSFKRDVYRRVMKEFISPVILLQESVAARVATPPSPRRKRG comes from the coding sequence GTGATCGATGATGATGGCTACCGCCCAAACGTTGGTATTGTAATTTGTAATCGGCAGGGGCAGGTGATGTGGGCCCGGCGCTATGGTCAGCACTCATGGCAATTTCCGCAGGGGGGAATTAACCCCGGTGAAAGTCCCGAGCAAGCGATGTACCGCGAACTGTTTGAAGAAGTCGGGTTAAGAAAAAAGGATGTGCGTGTGTTGGCATCTACCCGTAACTGGTTACGCTATAAATTACCAAAGCGTTTGGTGCGTTGGGATACAAAACCGGTCTGTATCGGCCAAAAGCAGAAATGGTTTTTGCTACAGTTGATGTGTAATGAGTCGGATATCAATATGCAGAGCAGCGGCACGCCGGAATTTGATGGCTGGCGCTGGGTGAGTTACTGGTATCCGGTACGTCAGGTCGTCTCTTTTAAGCGAGATGTTTATCGTCGCGTGATGAAGGAATTTATCAGCCCGGTGATCCTGCTTCAGGAGAGTGTTGCGGCTCGGGTGGCGACGCCACCCAGTCCTCGGCGAAAAAGAGGGTAA